The following is a genomic window from Myxococcota bacterium.
ACCGCGCCGCCCGCGGCCAGCGCCGTGAGCCACTTCTTCTTCTGCGCGTCGCTGCCCGCGAGCAGGAGCGCCTCGGTGGCGAGATACACCGAGGGCGCGAACGGGATCGGCGCCAGCGCGCGCCCGATCTCGGTCGCGATCAGCGACAGCTCGAGATACCCGAAGCCGGCGCCGCCGTAGCTCTCCGGGATGGCCGCGCCCTGCCAGCCCATCTGGGCGGTCTCCTTCCAGAGCTCGGGGTTCCAGTCCTTGCGGGACTCGAGCACCGCACGGTTCACGGACAGCGGCGAGTGCTCGGCCAGGAAGTCGCGCGCGGTCTTCTGAAGCAGCTTTTGGTCTTCCGAGAAATCGAAGTTCATGGCGGCGATGATATCCAGCCGGTCCAAGCTAATTCAAACGCGCCTCCGGATGTGTATTCTCGGCCCGTGAAGCTAGAGGGGCGGGTCGCGGTGGTGACCGGAGCGGCCAGCGGCATCGGCCGGGCCGTCGCGCTCGAGCTGGCCAGGCGCGGCTGCTCGCTCGCGCTGGTGGACGTGAACGAGGCCGGCTTGCAGGAGACGGCCGACCGCGTGCGGGCGCTGGGGCGGAAGGTCTCGCTGCACGGGGCCGACGTCTCGGACCGCACGCGCATGGAGCGCCTGCCGGCCGAGGTGCTGGCCGAGCACGGGCACGTGCACGTGCTGGTGAACAACGCGGGCGTCTCGGTCTCGGGTGAGCTCGCCGACCAGTCACTCGACGACTTCCACTGGATCGTCGGCATCAACTTCTGGGGCGTGGTGTACGGCTGCAAGCTGTTCCTGCCGCAGCTCCTGCGCGAGGACGAGGGTCAGATCGTGAACATCTCCTCGCTCTTCGGGCTGGTGGGCGTGCCCACGCAGGTGTCCTACAACGCCACCAAGTACGCGGTGCGCGGCATCTCCGAAGCGCTGATCTCGGAGCTGTCGGGCACGCGCGTGGGAGTCACCTGCGTTCACCCGGGCGGGATCCGCACCAACATCGTGCGCGCCTCGCGCGGCTCGACGCCCCGGGACGTGGAAGACAACCGCAACACCGCCGAGCTGTTCGAGCGCTTCGCCATGCCGCCCGAGAAGGCGGCGCGCAAGATCGTGCGCGCGATCGAGCGCAACCGGGCGCGCGTGCGGATCGGCGTCGAGACCTACCTGGCTGACTGGCTGAAGCGGCTGGCGCCGGTGACCAGCCAGCGCCTGCTGGGCTGGGGCTGGAGGCGCTCCCGTCAGGGGTGAGCCTTCTCCCAGGCGCGCACCTTGTGGCGCGCGGCGTCGAAGAGTCTCTCGTAGTTGCCTTTGCGCACCTTCTGGCGCGCGTCCGCGCGGAGGAGCGCCCACAGCGGGTCGTACTGGCGGTAGACGTGGAGATACGCGTCGGGGTCGGTGGGCCCGACCTCGTCGGTGCCGAACAGGAAGCGATCCGGGAACTCGTTGATCACCTCGGCGGTGCGCCTCGTGGTCTCCGGGCTGGCCACGACCCACTTCGCGACCTCGTCCCAGGAGATGTCGAAGTAGACGTGCTTGAACTTGGGGTCGGAGAGGATCGACGAGACGATCTCGAGCTGGCCGGGGTTGCGCTCGGTCACTCCGGCCTGACTCGCCTGAACGGGATGGATCACGCGACCCAGCCCCATGTGCGCCCAGATGGTGGTGGCCTGTGGATGGCGCGCGAGCAGCGCCTTCATCTGCTCCAGGTACTCGGGCTTGCTGCCCTCCTTCGCGAACGGCACGTCGATGTCCTCGTGGATCAGCACGAGCAAGCCGGACTCGCCCGCGAAGCTGAAGATGCGGTCGAGCGCGGGGTCGGTCAGGCTCGCGGTGTCGCCCGCGACCTTCGAAGACACGAACTCCTTGTGGATCGTGAACTCGCCGATGCCCTCGAACACGCCCGGGAACACCTTCAGCACGCGCTGGATGTGCTCCACCGCGTACATGTCGGCCGGGTTGGAGCCGGTGATCATCGGGTCGAAGCGGGCGCGCTCCGCGGGTGTGAGTGACAGCCACTGCGAGGCGATCCACGCGTCGGTGAACGAGTAGTAGTAGAGCGGTGCGTCGGTGTGCAGATAGTAGGTCGGCTGGAAGTCGCCCGAGTTCTCGTACGACCAGGTCTGCTGCAGCGGAATGCCGAACAGAGTGGCACGCCCGACCTTCGTGCCCATGGTCTTCAGGAACGCGCGCGCGTCCGGGCCCTGCTGCACGTAGTTCGTGAGGTGCACGTGTGAGTCGTCGAGCTCGTAGCTCGACGAGTCGGCAGCCGGTGCGCGAGCGGCCAGGATCAGCAGCATTGCGACAGAAAGTCCCGTGGTCCAGGTCATGCGGCCTTCCCCCTGTTCGTCGATTCCAAGCCGTCGATTGTACTTTACGGAACGCGAGCTCCGACCCCAAGATGGCAACGCTTCACCAACATTCCACCGGGGGAGGGCGAACCGTGAGGTCCAATCGCCTCAAGTGTCTCGCGGCGACGACGTGCGTGGCCGCGCTGATATCGAGTCACTCGGGCCGGGCCGGCGCCGACGAGGCAGCCGACCTGCGCCAGCTCAAGGCAGAGATCGCCGCGGAGCGGCAGGCACTCTCCGACGAGCGCGCCGCGCTCGCGGAGCAGCGCAAGCGCATCGACCAGGCGCTGATCAGTCTCGAGGACCAGAAGGCAGGCGTCGAGAAGGTGAGCTACGGCGCCGGAGCAGTGCTGCCCGCCGTGGGCGCGGCCCAGCCGGCGCCCGGCAAGCCCAGCGCTTATCTCGACGTGTACGGCTTCCTGCAGCTCGACGGGATCTACGACTTCAACCGGGTGGACCCGGCCTGGAACGCCACGCTGCGGCCTTCCAAGATCCCCGTGATCTGCCCGCAAGATCCGGGCTGCGGTCAGGACGGCGAGACGATCCTGAGCGTGCGCCAGTCACGGCTCGGCTTCAACGGCTTCATCCCGACCGCGGCGGGCGACATCAAGACCAAGTTCGAGTTCGACCTGTACGGCGTGGGCGTCGACGCGGGCAACACCACCATGCGCGTGCGCCACATGTGGGGCGAGCTGGGCGAGTGGGGCGCGGGCCAGACCAACAGTCTGTTCATGGACGGCGATCTCTTCCCGAACACGATCGACTACTGGGGGCCGCCGGGCATGGTGTTCCTGCGCAACCCGCAGATCCGCTGGACGCCGATCTCCGACGAGAACTGGAAGCTCGCCGTCGCCCTCGAAGCGCCGGGCGCCGGCATCGACTCCGGCAAGGCCGGGCTCGTCGACCCGGCGCTCACGGCCACGCCGTGGAACAAGTATCCCGATCTCACCGGCATGGTGCGCTACAACGACCGCTGGGGTCACTTGCAGCTCTCCGCGCTGCTGCGCTCGATCGGCATCGAGGGCACGCTCGGTACCGGGGACCAGTTCCACCGCCGCGTCGTCGGGTGGGGCCTGGACGTCGGCAACGTATTCGAGATGGGCTCGCTCGTCGAGTCACTGACCGGAGACCAGCTCATCTCGGGCGTGGTCTACGGCTATGGCATCGCGAACTACATGAACGACGGGGGCACCGACGTGGCGCCGGACGCCGGCCTGAGCGTGACCGCGGTGCCCACGCTGGGCTGGCTCCTGTACTACAACCGCACCTGGGACGAGCACTGGACGAGCTCGCTCGGCTACAGCGCCCATCGGCAGTTCAACGTCGGGGGACAGCACTCGACGGCCATGAAGCAGATCGACTACATGAGCATCAACGTGCTCTGGCACCCGGTGCCGCAGGTGTTCATCGGTCCGGAGATCCTCTGGGGCAAACGCAAGAACGAAGACAGCAACGACAAGTCGGATACCCGCGTCCAGGTGTCCTTCCACTACAACTTCGATGGCCGCATCGGCGGTCGCTGAGAGGAAACGAGCATGAGCAAGTCACTGTCACTCCTGGCCGCGGTGATCTTCGCCGCTGCGACGGCCGGGGCCGCGCGCGCCGCCGAGGACGCCGCTGCCATCCAGAAGGCCCTGAACGACGCCCACGCCAAGTTCCAGGGCGTGACCGAGGGCAAGAACGCCGACTACATCCCGGCGCTCGCGAAGGTCGACTCCAAGCTGTTCGGCATCGCGCTCGTGACCACCGACGGCAAGTCGTATTCGGTCGGCGATGCCGACTCACTCTTCTCGATCCAGTCGATCTCAAAGGTGTTCACCATGGCGCGCGTGATCCAGGACGCGGGCGAAAAGAAGATCGAGGACTCGGTCGGCGTCGACGCCACCGGCCAGGTCTTCAACTCGATCGTCGCGATCGAGCAGTACAAGGGCCACCAGATGAACCCACTGGTGAATCCCGGCGCGATCGCGACCACGGGCATGGTCGGCGGCAAGACCGATGCCGAGAAGTGGTCGAAGATCTTGTCGACCTACAGCGACTTCGCGGGCCGCTCGCTCGACGTCAACCAGGAGGTCTACAAATCCGAGGCCGAGACGAACCAGCGCAATCAGGCGATCGGCGCCCTGATGTACGCCTACGGTCTGATCACCGACGACTCGAAGATGGTGACCGACGTGTACACGCGTCAGTGCTCGGTGAACGTGTCGGCGAAGGACCTGGCGCAGATGGCCGCCACGCTCGCGAACGGCGGCAAGAACCCGATCACCAAGAAGCAGGTGATCGACCCGAAGCACGTGCCGGGCATCCTCGCGGTCATGGCGACGGCGGGTCTGTACGACGACGCGGGCATCTGGCTGTATCACGTCGGCCTGCCGGCGAAGAGTGGCGTGGGTGGCGGCATCATCGCGGTGGCGCCGGGCCGCTTCGGCATCGCCGCGTTCTCGCCGCCGCTCGACGCCGCGGGCAACAGCGTGCGCGCGCAACGGGCGATCGGATGGGTCTCGGACCAGCTCCACGGCAACCTGTTCGCCTCGACGCCGCAGTGACTCGTGGCCTCCTCCTCGCCGCGCTCTGGGTGCTCCCGGGCGCGGCGAGGGGGGAGGAGCCGGCGCCCGCGCCCGCGCCCGTACAGGAGCCGGCCGAGGAGAGCTGGCACCTCGAGCACCGCTTCGCCTGGGACGGGGCGCCGACCTACGAGGTCTGGGCGCTGACTCCGGACCAGATCACGCAGGAGCTCAAGCTCGTTCAGGACTTCGGCATCGTGGGCCGGGTCGGAGCCAGCCTGTTCGTCGACTACGGCTACGACTGGTCCGCCAATCCCGACGACCGCAACGGCTGGGACGCCCAGCTCCGCCGGCTGCGCATCGAGACGCTCGGGCGCGTCTCGTACGGGATCGACACCTACTACAAGGTGTCTCTCGGTGCCGAAGAGGGGCGCTTCTATCTCAACGACTTCTGGCTCGGCTGGTACCCCACCGCGTGGTTCGAGCGGGTCCGCTTCGGGTACATCGACCCGCCGTTCTCGCTCGAGCAGCTCACCTCGAGCACGGAGCGCTCGTTCATGGAGGCCGCGGCGCCGGTCTCCGCGTTCGCGCCCGGCTATCGGCTCGGGCTCGAAGGCCGGAACCGCTGGCTCGACCCCGACGTGGCGCTGATCGGCAGTCTCTCGTCCGTCGGCCAGTCACAGCAGTTCAGCGACGCCTCGGACTCGCCCTTTCGCGCCTCGCTGCGCGCCGCCTGGCGGCCGGGTGGGGTGCCGGACGACCCCAACGCGGCGCTCTTGCACCTGGGGCTCTCGTTCGGATACTCGTTCTCGGGCTCGGGCGACATCCACTACCGCGCGCGTCCCGAGAGCTCGATCTCGCCCTATCTCGTCGACACCGGCGACATCCAAGGCGACGCGGCGCAGGTGGGCGTGGAGTTCGCGCGCCGCGCCGGCCCGCTCACCCTGCAGGGCGAGTGGATCGGGTCGTTCGTGAGCTCCAGTGACTTCGGATCGCGCTTCTTCCACGGCGGCTACTTCGAGACGGCCTACATGATGACCGGGGAGATCCGCCCCTACGACGCGCGCTCCGGCTTGTTCACTCCCATCCAGCCGAAGGTCCCCTTCGATTGGGACGAGCGCAGCTTCGGGAGCCTCGAGCTCGCCGCGCGTATCTCCTACATCAATCTGAGCGACGGCCCCGTGCACGGCGGCTCGATGACCACGCTCAACGGCGGCGTGGTCTGGGGCCTGAACCGCTGGGCACGCATCCACTTCGACGCGATCTGGGCCACCGTGCACGACCGGCCCGGCCCGGGCTCGAACCTGATCGGGCAGATGCGGATCGAGCTGAGTCTCAACTGACGACGTTCGCCTGCGGCTCGCGGGCCGGCCTAGCGAGCGACTGACTTGGCGGTCTGTCCGAACAGGATCTTCTTCGCCTGCTCGTCCATGGTGCCCGGGGTGCGCAGCTCCTTGCCCACGTCGATGCCGCGGCGCACGGACGGGCGCTCCTTCACCGCGTCGTACCAGCGGCGCAGGTTCGGGAACTCGGCCAGGGTCTGGCCCAGGCGTTCGTGAGAGAGCAGCCAGGGCCAGCTCGCGCAGTCGGCGATCGAGAAATCGCCGCAGATGAAGTCACGGCCCGCGAGGCGCTTGTCGAGCACGCCGTACAGACGGTTCACCTCGTTCGTGTAGCGGTCGATGCCGTAGGCGATCTTCTCGGGCGCGTAGTTGCGGAAGTGATTCGCCTGGCCCGACATCGGGCCCAGCCCGCCCATCTGCCACATCAGCCACTCCTGCACCTCGGTGCGGCCGCGCAGGTCGCGCGGGCACAGCCTTCCGGTCTTGTCGGCGAGATACAAGAGGATCGCGCCCGACTCGAACACCGAGATCGGCTTGCCGCCGTCGGCCGGCGCGCGATCGACGATCGCCGGCATGCGGTTGTTCGGGCTGATCGCGAGAAACTCGGGCTGGAACTGCTCGCCGCGGCCGATGTTCACCGGCACGACCCGGTAGGGCAGGCCGAGCTCCTCGAGCGCGATCGAGATCTTCCAGCCGTTCGGCGTGGGCCAGTAGTGGAGATCGATCATCGGGCCAGGGTAGCCGAGCGCAGCTCTAGAGTCTGATCCAGAGCTCGCGCAGCCCGCGCAGCACGATGCCCGGCTTCCACTCGGGTGACTCGTCGGCGAGCTTCATGTTCGGGAAGCGCGCGACCGCGGAGCCGAGCGCGATCTGGGCTTCGAGCCGCGCGAGCGCCGCGCCCAGGCAGAAGTGCGCGCCGAAGCCGAACGCCAGGTGGCGCGCGTCGCCGCGCGCGAGGTCGAGCCGGTCCGGGTGCGTCCACACGGCGGGGTCACGGTTGGCCCCGGCCAGCATCAGCGAGACCTCCTGGCCCGGCTCGATGCGTTCGCCGAGCAGCTCGCGCGCCACGGCGCCCGGGCGCCGCGAGGTGACCGTGACCGGTCCTTCGAAGCGCAGCAGCTCCTCGATCGCGGGCCCGATCAGCTCGGGCCGCGCGACCAGCTTCGCGAGCTCGCCGGGGTGGCGCAGCAGGGCGTGGAGCCCGTTCCCGATCAGGTTGGTGGTGGTTTCGTGACCTGCGCCGAGCACGAGCACGACGGTCGAGAACAGCTCGTCGTCGGAGAGCTGGTCGCCCACCTCGCGCGCCGCGATCAGTCGACTCAAGAGGTCGGTGCGCGGCTGCGCGCGGCGCTGCGCGATCAGGCCGTCGAGATACTCGCGCATCTCGAGACAGGCGCCGGCCGCGCCGGCCAGGCCGCCCGCGCGGATCGTGCCGTCGAGGAAGGTGGCGATCGCGTCCGACCAGCGCTTCAGGTCGGCGTGGCGCTCGAGCGGGACGCCGAACAGCTCGGCGATCACGATGATCGGCAGGGGCATGCCCAGGTCCTCGATCGCGTCGAACTCGCCGCGGCCCGCCGCGGCGTCGAGCAGCTCGTCGGCGATCGCCTGCACGCGCGGCCGCAGCTCGGCCACGACGCGCGGCGTGAACGCCTTGTTCACGAGCGTGCGCAGGCGCGCGTGATCGGCGCCGTCCTTCAGCAGCATCATGTGCAGGGCCGTGCGCGCCACCACGCTGAACGGCGCCTGCGGGTCCGCAGCCACGGTGGCGAGCACCGACGCGGGGAATTTCGCGGCCGACCAGCTCGGGTCGCGCAGCAGCGCCGCGCAGTCGACGTGGCGGGTCAGGATCCACGCCACGTTCCCGTCGGCTTCCAAGTGGCGGTGGATCGGCCCCGCGTCGCGCAAGCGCGCGAGGTGAGGATGCGGGTTGGCCTGGACTTCGGGCGAAGCGGGGTCCCAGCGGGGCTCGCGGCGGGCGCTCATGTCACTCCTCCATTGCACCGGAAACGTCCCGGTGCAATGGCCGCGCCAGCGCCGCGCATGCGTCCGCGGCGTGCGTGGGCCCGCGGGCCGCAATCACTTCGCTGCTAGCTGGAGCGCTCGGACTGCGCCTGGGCGTTCTTCTCGTGCAGCGTCTGGATCAGGTTCGCGACGCCCTTCTGGGTCACGATCTCCTGGACCTGCGAGCGGAAGTTCCCGATCAGGCTCACGCCTTCGGGAATCACGTCGATCACCAGCCAGCGTTCACCGTTCTGGCGCAGGCGGTAGTCGATGCGCACGCCGTCGGGTGGCGCGCTGCCGCCGGACAGGTTCATGCGGATCGTCACGTCCTTGTTGGTCTCGAGCCGCGCGTCGCTGACGGCGATCTTCTCGCCCCCGGTGTAGCGGTCGAAGGTGCGCCCGTAGGTGAGCGTCAGGTGCTGCTTGAACTCTTCCAGGAACTGAGCCTGCTGCTCGGGCGTGAGCTGCGAGCGGTTCTTGCCGAGAACGAACTGCGCCATCTTCGGGAAGTCGAAGCGGTCGTTGGCGATCGCCTCGAGCTTCCGCACGCGCGCGTCGTGACTCAGTGACTTGTCGTTCAGGATCGCGAGCGTGTCGTCGACGGTCTGCTGGAACGATGCCTTGGCTGCCGCCAGATCGTCGGCTGCGAACGCGCGCGGCGCCGCGGCGAGGCACAGCAGCACGAGCAGCGCCGCGGCGCTACTCCGGCAGGCTCTCGCTGTCGTCGCTCTCGTACAGGTCATTGTCGGGTTTCTCCACGGGCTCCGCGCCGTTTCGGATGTCGCGCTCGCGCGCCTGGAAATACAGGTCGCGCGCGGAGCTGTACCAGTCCACCGCCGCATCGCGCGCCGCCTTGAGGTCGGCGTCGACCAGCGCGCGCCGGTTGATGTCGCGCAGCATGGTCTCGCCGTAGGGCGCGAACAGCGGCCAGAAGTAGCCGTCGCCCACGTTCAAGAGCCAGTCGAACGGCATGCCCACGAGATCGCGCGCGCAGCTGCGCGGCGCCAGCACCGGCAGCACGAGGTACGGCCCGGGCGTCATGCCCCAGACGCCGAGTGTCTGACCCATGTCCTCGCGCCGTGCGCGCAGGTGGAGATAGTGGTCGGCCGGGTCGAAGATGCCCGCGATGCCGACGGTCGTGTTGATGCCGAAGCGGGCCAGCGCGATGCCCGACTGCTTCGGGTCGAGCTGCAGCAGCGGATACACCACGTACCCGGGTGAGTTCAGGTTGTCGACGAACTGCTCCAGGTGGATGCGCACGGTGAGTGGCGTGATGAACATCCAGCCGTGCGCGAGCGGCCCGTAGATGTAGGCGTCGAGCACGTCGTTGTTGACCCAGAACATGGCCCGGTTGAAGGGCTGGAACGGGTCGTAGACGGCGTCGGGCGAATCGGTGGAGACCATCGCGTGCCCGGCCAGCTCCGGCTGCGCGGGACCGTTCGCCTCCGCGCACGCGAAGCACGCGCTGGCGGCGCCCGCGATCAGCAGCCGCGACAGGCGAAAGCTCACGAGCCCTTTCCTCCGCTCGGGGCTTTGCCGCCGTCGCCGCTTCCGCCCCCGCCGCTGCTGTTGCTGCTGCCGCCCAGGCTCTGGATCACCTTTCCGATCAGACGCTCGATCACGACCGCACTCTGCGTGTAGGCGATCTCTCCGCCCTGGGCCAGGAAGGTGTCGGATCCGCCCGGAGAGAGCCCGACGTACTGGTTGCCGAGCACGCCCTGGGTCAGCACGGCCGCCTGGGTGTCGTCGGGGAGCTTCAGGTTCTTGTCCACGTCCATCTTGACGCGCGCGCGGAAGCTCCCGTCCTTCGCCAGCTCGATGCCCGTGACCTGGCCGACCTTCACGCCGCCGATCACCACCGGGGAGCGCTTGGCCAGCCCGCCGATCTCGTCGAAGTTGGCGTAGAGCGTGAGCCCGCCCGGGCCCGAGTACGCGGCCCCGCCCAGCTCGATCGAGAGATAGGCGAGCGCAGCCAGCCCGGAGAGCACGAACACCCCCACGAGTAAGTCGCGAATCGGCGAGCGACTCATACCCCAACCCCCCAGAGTGCGGTGATCACGTAGTCGAACATCAGTGTGGCCACCGAAGCTTGCACCACTGCGCCCGTGGTCGCACGGCTGACCCCCGCGGAGTTCGGCGCCGACGTGTAGCCGCGCCAGGTGGCCACCAGGCCGACCAGCGCGCCGAACACCACCGACTTCAGCAGGCTGCCCAGCACGTCGTTGCGGAAGTCGATGTTGTTCTCGAGGCTCGAGAGATACGTGCCCGCGTCGACGCCCAGCAGGCCCACGCCCACGAGATACCCGCCGAACAGGCCGAACACGATGAACAGCGCGGAGAGCAGCGGCATGGCGAGCGCGAGCGCCAGCGCCTTGGGCTGGGTCACGAAGTCCAGCGGGTCGACCGACATCATGCGCAGCCCGTCGAGCTGCTCGGTCGCGACCATGGCGCCGATCTCCGCAGCCACCGCCGAGCCGGCGCGGCCGGTCACGAGCAGCGCGGTGAGCACCGGGCCGAGCTCGCGCACGAGCGAGAGACCCACCACCGCGCCCACGCTCTGCTCGGCGCCGAAGCGCACCAGCGTGTTGTAGCCCTGCAGCCCGAGCACCAGCCCCACCGCCAGGCCCGACGTGCACACGATCGCGAGTGACAGCACGCCCGTGTTGTAGAGCTCGTCGATCACACGGCGCAGCCGGTACGGCGGCACCAAGGTCTCGTAGACCAGCCGTGAGCCGAACAGCGTGATTCCGCCCAGGCCGTGGACGTTCTCGATCGTGCGCCAGCCGACGTCGCGAACCAGCTCGAACATCAGCTCGCGTCCTCGAGCGCGGGGCCGGTCCCGGCGGCCACGAGAAAGCGCTGGAGGCGCGGGTCGGGACTCTCCTTGATCTCCTTCACGGTGCCGGAGATCGCCGCGCCATCGACCAGGAAGACCACCTCGTCGGCCATGCGCATGGTGGACCCGATGTGGTGATTGGTGAGGATCATCGTGAGTCCCTTCGTGTGGTTCACCTCGACGAGCAGCGCTTCGATCAGGCGCACCGCGAGCGGGTCGAGACCCGAGAATGGCTCGTCGATCAAGAGGATCTCGGGCTCGGTGACCATGGCGCGCGCGAGCGCGGCGCGCTTCTTCATGCCGCCGGACAGCTCTCCGGGCAAGAGCGAGTCGACGCGCTTCAGGCCCACCGCCTCGAACTGGGCGTGCACGCGCTCGGCGATCTCCTTCTCGCGCAGGCGCGTGCGCTCGCGCAGCGGCAGGGCCACGTTGTCGAACACGGTCATCGAGTCGAGCAGCGCGCCGCCCTGGAACATCATGCCCAGGCGCTTGCGCACGCGGCGCATCTGGCGCTCGGGCAGACGCGAGATCTCCTCTTCGCCGATCCAGATGTCGCCGTAGTTGGGCCGCTGCAGGCCCGCCATGAGTCGCAGGAGCGTGCTCTTGCCGACGCCGCTCGCGCCCAGGATCACCGAGATCTTCGCCTGCGAGAAGCGGCACGACAGGCCGTCGAACACGCGGCGGTCGCCGAATGCGAGCCGCACCGACACCACGTCGACCCGCGAATTTCCCCGGTCGGGCATCTCTACCGTCGTGGGCAAGCCGCGCGTATATCGCGGACTTCGCGCATCGCCGCTAGGCCGAGATCCCGACGAGCTTCTCGCTCGCCTCCCACAGGCGGCGCGCCGCCGCGTCGTCCCGCGCGTTGGCGTGCGGCGCAGTCTCGCGCCGGTCG
Proteins encoded in this region:
- a CDS encoding MlaE family lipid ABC transporter permease subunit, which produces MFELVRDVGWRTIENVHGLGGITLFGSRLVYETLVPPYRLRRVIDELYNTGVLSLAIVCTSGLAVGLVLGLQGYNTLVRFGAEQSVGAVVGLSLVRELGPVLTALLVTGRAGSAVAAEIGAMVATEQLDGLRMMSVDPLDFVTQPKALALALAMPLLSALFIVFGLFGGYLVGVGLLGVDAGTYLSSLENNIDFRNDVLGSLLKSVVFGALVGLVATWRGYTSAPNSAGVSRATTGAVVQASVATLMFDYVITALWGVGV
- a CDS encoding ATP-binding cassette domain-containing protein encodes the protein MPTTVEMPDRGNSRVDVVSVRLAFGDRRVFDGLSCRFSQAKISVILGASGVGKSTLLRLMAGLQRPNYGDIWIGEEEISRLPERQMRRVRKRLGMMFQGGALLDSMTVFDNVALPLRERTRLREKEIAERVHAQFEAVGLKRVDSLLPGELSGGMKKRAALARAMVTEPEILLIDEPFSGLDPLAVRLIEALLVEVNHTKGLTMILTNHHIGSTMRMADEVVFLVDGAAISGTVKEIKESPDPRLQRFLVAAGTGPALEDAS